The DNA sequence ATCAGATACTTACTCGACTTTTGCGTGCTGCACAGATGTCACAACATAAGGCCCCAGTATCTCAGCCTTAGACCACGGAGTCACAGGGTCTTTGCTGGGGGAGCCGCCCATCTTAAGGGATTAAAAGTCTTTAAATTTTCTTCAAAATCTGCTATTTCGCAGGAAACAAGAGATTTGGGTATGCCATCTTGAACAGAAAAGGCCTCACATACGAGTTGGGTTCTCCGCTCGACATAAGGATATGCAGCGACACGTTGCAGATTTTCATTGGCCGTAATTGCAAAGACGCGCAGGCGTTGCCATCGACGGTATTGGTCCAGCCTCGCCCTATTGCAGCTGGTACTGATACTAAGGTATCAACCAAATACAGTAATACTTCAATGCTGAGAATATATACTGATTATGTAATTGGTTACACTCTATAGCTCACTGATACAAATGGTTATTAACGGCCAAGGGGTATTTCAAGCTATGCATTGGGTAGACTACGATGGTCAGATGCTATATCTTTTTTATGTATATCCATTACAAGAGTTTGATGAAAATTGTCGGCTGAGTTGGGTAAATTCCTTCCCCGCCCTTGGGTGTATCAGGTAGCCTGCTCCGTTTCTGCACATTCTCCAGTACACGCTCCGTAAGACTTTAGATGCTTATACCTCtcctgttcttcttcttcataagAGCTATTCCATCCATTGGCGCATTTTCCATAAGCCTTATCTCTATTTTCACCATTAGCCTTGTGGAGTGACTTGGTGGCAAGGGCGAGCAAGGGCAAAGTTGTGCTCTGCAGTCTGCACTATGCGGTTTACCAGCCAAAGCCCACAACGGCGGCAGTTTTTGAGATTGAGAAACATCTATCTCGAGATTTCCCACATCCAGAGGTATATTTGTTTCGCATTTGTTGTCTATATTGCGCATAGAGACACATGAACTCCCACTTCTTCACTCCAATCCCGACATGACGCTACCATATGTCATTCTAGTTGTAGAATGTAGAGAAATCCACTATACGAACAACTCTAGATTGTTGAGCAAAGAATCGGATGCGTGATAATACAATGTACTATAGTAACTAAACTATCGCTTCTCAAATGGTAATACTTACAGCAAAGATGCAGTTGACCAATATGGATTTTTGTTTACAAGTAATGTGTAAATGAAGTAGAACCTATAGGCATCCATGCAACCTATACAATCTTCATGTTTACATTCGCATTTCTCAACATCAATAGCCTAGTTTAGCTCATTCGAAACAGCGATTTTAAGTAAGCAGTCCCTAAAGATCAAGCTTCATATGAAAAGGCAGCTTACTAAAGCTATAAACACTGCTGCTTGGATAGAAACAATACATGTGTTGCATCGAATGTGCACTCCCATCAAACTTTAGTCCAGGCGCTTAGAAATGAGATTATGCAACCACATCTTATTAATCACATCTAGCCAAGCATAGGGCGTAGAGGATGACGGCCTCGCTTCTCCAGCCCCCGCTCCTCGGAGTTCGTCTCGTCTCCCGCATCGACCCCACAGACGCTCCGGTGCCAGCTACTATTGACGCCGATACAAGTTGTGGGGGTGCCGAAGAGTCATAACACTCCCCATGGGGAAGAAGCTTTTTGAACTGCCCATGTCTTGTTATCTATTGCATGAAAGCGGTTAATATGGACGGTAGTTGAACTTTGAGATGACTCGTAGTCCAACTAAAGCCAACAACCTCGGTTCAGTCAAGTCGAGTTGCCCGTACATCGTTGCCCATCAGCCCACAGCTCATCAGCCCAAGATTCTGAGGATCAGCCGATACAAGATAGACGCTAAAAGGAACAGGGCGACACTCGTGAAATCAATGACATAATATGGCTTGCATCGTCGTAGACTGCCTTGCTACTATTTTCTTAAAGTTGCCGGTTGCCGGCTAAATCTGATTAGGCAGTAAAGGCGCCCTCAATATCGCGCCGTAGCTTTAGCGTCTAAGTTATTCGAGTGTAACTGATCCTCTCCCAAAGGCCGACATCGCTTCGGTTGCTACAGACGGGAGTTCATAGCCTACTCGTGGAAAAGATGCCAGCCTTTATGGCCGTATTTCGAGTGACATGTGAGAACGCAGCGAAGTAGAACATCACAtagagaaagaaaggcaactgaagaagtagaagagcGATgataattttaattaaatactaAGCAATTATTTTTTTGCTGATATATTTCTATATAGCCCGCCGTTCATTGCGAACGCGATATGTAGCCAGTATCCTTCGCCCAAAACCCAAAACCCAAAACCCAAACATAAAAGAAAGAGGCCACTGTTTGGCCGAGTATATTCTCAGCTCGCCTGATTGTAGTTCATGATGTCGTAGAGATTAAAAacagatggaagaaaaaaatcaacaaaagaaaagaaagtccAAACAGATAGACAGTAATCGCCATATGTTGTCCTTCGCCGTTAAGGGGGTATATGTTTATGCTGAATGCATAGGTAGTAATATGTTGAAAAACAACCCAGCCGCTCGAAAAGCAAGTTAAGCAAAAGCAATTCAGAAGAGGAAATGATATCGTCGTATGGTCGTTATAATTCTTGGCTGCCCCTTCGGCTGTTGGGTGCCGTGGTTCTAGCAGCAATGATTTCTTCCAGATCAACGTACTCAATGGGATGCGCGTCCTCAGCATACTCAGGGGGGGCTTGGAGGAACATCCTCGTAGACAGGAGGAGCCTCGTTGTCCCAGCTAACACTCAGGCCACCGTTGTCAGTCAAGACGACGGCAAAGTGCATTCGCAGAATGCGGCCAGTGCCAGTCTGGTGTGAGATATGTGCCTTGCCCTCCTGTGCGTACTCCTTTGATACGACCAGCTCCAGCAACAGAGAGTGGGTAACCTCAGTGCCGTCCTGGGTCTTGGTATCGCAAGCGTACTTGAGTTCGCGCGAGTGCTGCTTGAGCTGGTTGACGCAGTATTCAAACTCCATGTCGACGATACCATCGCTGCCAGTGTAGTCAGACTTCCATCCGTCGACGAGACTCTTCTCGCCGATGACGCGGGTCTCGCTTCGGGGCAGGCCCTTGTTGGCTGACTCGGCCAGGCCAGGGTTGTGCTTCTCGCAGGCGGGAGCGACTGTCTTGATGGTCTCCTCGAGCTTCCAGgtgagcttcttcagcttccaCAGGTCAACCGTCTTGACTCGTTCGTTGTGGGTCATGAGCCCGTCGAGCTTGAGGGTCATCTTGTTGGCGGCTGTGGGGTGAATGACGGAAATGTAGCTGGCAGCTGCCTTGATGTTTGTGGGAGGGAAGACTCGAACGGAGTTGTGAGGGTAGAGAGGCTCGGGAAGGGTTCGCTTAACGTCGATGATTCGATCAAACTTGGCGGTTGAGATTGAGCTTGGGGTTTCGGAGTCTGTAGGAGCAGTGAGGTATTGGGCCTCAGCGTTGAGGACGTAGGAGATGGAAACAACAGGAGTGTCCATGGAAGCTGGCAGGTGGCCCGGCAGCAGAATGGAGAAGGGGAATTGGTGCTTTCCCTTTCGCAGGGGAATAGGGTGAGccagaagctccagcttctccagctgggTTGTCTGCGTCTGGCACTCGTTGCAGTTGTTCTGGAATGGCCTCTTGTGAGTGACGACCATCTTGAGGGTTGCTGCAAAGCTCTCGACATCCACCAATTCCTCCTTGATGTCCAAGAAGATCTGTCCTGACACCAGCGCACCGGTGCTCTCCTCCGTGTTGCCGTGGAAGACAACCGGCGGGCTCTCCACGCTCCACTCAATGACTACAGGAGAGTAGGGAACATGCTGCTGGCGTTCTTTGGAGTTTGACCGGCCAAAGTGCAGTGACAGGCGGTGGTGCTTCTTAATGGCTTCTGCGAGGTCGGGCATCTTGACAGCATGGCGGTCCTCGCTGTCAGAGGCATGCGGGCTGGTGTTGCGCGATGCACTCCTGGAGTTGCTCCGAGATGTGTTGCGAGACCTGGAGACGGCCTTGATGTGAGGAATGGGTCCTGTCGAGGACCGCAGGAAGTTGGCGACGAGGTGGGGCATTTTGGTAGTCTATGCAAGAAAAGAGGTGATGATTGCGTATAGTCGAGGTGTCGTGACGAAAACGTCGATTTTGGGAGACCAGGGCGGCGATGCTTTTTATTGCACCCTCAGCtcttctcagcttctcctctctcccgCTTTCGCCTATTGCTTATTTCGTTTGGACTTGCTATCCAAAACTCTGTCTCAGCAGCTCTTCAGCCCTAGCGCCGCTCTGACGAATGGTGAACAAAGGGTCCCCTCCAGAATAGATGCGGGCGCTGTGCCAAGGAGGGGCTGCGTCTGGGGGGCGTTCTTAGGTCGAGATCTGGTGATCGGTTTGCAAGGGCGCCGATGACTTGGAATGAATCGAGTTGAACCCCAGCCTGGTAAGCAAATGCCGAAACTTGCTGTTCTGCAGAATAATGTGATTCTTGTATAATGAATAATCTTGCTGAATGTATTTGTATGTTGCGAGTCAAGAAGCTTAGATGAGCAGGTCCTGTAAATGGCTAGCTGTGTAAGTCGCCTAGGAAGGTTTCGATGGCTTGACGGTCCGGCTTGTGTGAGATGTAGTAAGCTGATGGAGGTGATGTAGATTGAAATTCAAACTGTAATTGCAGCTGCGAGTAAACAAACATCCAAAAAAGGTAACCAGCAGTAGCATTGCCAAAAGCCGAGGGCATCGCCAACATCTTATATACGCCGGCCATTGTCTCGCCCTGGCTCGGCATGCACCGGTCTGGCAAATTATGTGTCATGACACAGCTACCTACTACCTAGACTACATACCTGCTCCCAAGCCAGaccatacaaaaaaaaaaaaaatccggCCTGGTCTTTCCAGGCTCTCGGCCGCCAACCGATGGCCGATGGATCTCCGGTGGGGACGCCGCCGTGACATGAAGAAGCGCCTTTCGATTGATTCTGCGGGTCtcgtcctctttttttttttcttcgccattctctctcccctTTTCCCGATTAGGCACTTAAGTGTCAAAAAGGGCAGGCACGTGTGTACATGGACGGTACAGCAGATCCACGTGCAAGAATGGAAATTGCACAGTCTTTTTGGCGTCGCTGGAGCATCTGCGCTCCATGCCGGAGAAGCTTCAGTCGCTCTCGCAAGTATCCGCAAAGTACCTCGTGCTCCCAATGCGGCCGTTTATTGTACTgcgccaaagatgaaaaattctttttttttttgccgttTGCtctgaagaaaagagcacaGCATTAATATGGATCCTCGTACGGCCTTGACCGATGGACCACTATGAGCAGTTGGTTTCGTCTCGTCTCGATGTACCCCGTGGGTTTGGACGTGCACGCAAGTATACATCATCAGCCCATCATTGAAACTACGAATTCATCACGCAAGAAACACCCATCTGctccctccttctccagaTCAACTAGAATCATTGCGCCGGTCAGACTAAAGCCGCAGACTCACTGCCGGCCATCAATTGAAGCGCCGGTACCGGCTCATGGCTCGTAATCGTTTGACATGGAACATTCTTGTCTTTGACTCCCTTTGACAAGACGTAGGGCGTCGCAGACATCATTACTAACCCGCCAATTGACATTGTGAGCAGCCAAAGGACAAGCCACAGCAGGCCTGCTGACCAAACGCACATTTTAGGCGAGGCGGGCTACCGCCTCCGTCAGAGCTGGTCCAACTCTGTGCTGGATCTATTACATGCGTGGTGCTTAGTCGAAGCTGGAGTCTCCACTCTCAAAAGACCCAGTTGAGAAGTTACTTGAGTCACTCGTGCTCGGTACAAAGGTAAGTGGGAGATTAAAGTACTGTTACAGCCAGCTAGCCAGAGCCAGATACCTCCAAGCCTCGTACACAGTACTGGTGAcaaccagctccagctcgtaCTCAGGCACGGCCTCGCGCCAGCGGACCCCTTTCTCGCGCCAGTCAGCAAGCAGAGCGAGTCGCCTGAAGAGGGCGCTGGAGGGCGCTAGAAGGCGCTGGCAAGTCACAAACCCACGCCCTAAACGTCGTGTTGTCAGTGGATGCTTCAGTGGCGTGATGGCCTGTGACGTTGCCCGCGGGCAAGTTGAGCCCTCCACGGCTCCAGTCAAGCGCAAGTCGCAGATTTCTGCGCCCTACCAGGCAGTAATACTCCATAGGGCGAAGGAATGCGAGAGGAGGTGGAAGCCCGTCCCGTTGCGGCATCACGATCCCTTCTACATGCGTGTATACTCCAGTTCAGGAGTTATTACTTCGTATCTGCTAGGCACGGGGATCATTCACCCTAAAGCAGACAAGTTGTCCGTATTACCAATTGGCTGCTTTTATTAGAAACTTGAACAAGTTGTGCTTGTAGTCGATAGACGGCCATCCGGGTGTGTAAGAAGTCAACATACTGGCATCTCACGAGAGCGTTGCTTCAACGTCGAATCGAATCACGCAGTAATTACATGTATATTGCGCCTTATACACCAATACTCTCAGTTCGCAAGTGGCTCTACGGACAACCAAAAGTACCAACGTCGGACTTCTCCGCCAACTCAACCAACACCAAAAAACCACCCGACATAAAAACACAGCTCCATCCCCACGCAAACGCATCTCAAAACTCAGTCGCGGCATATCGGCATTTCATCTCACTCTCACCTCTCATTTCTCCACGCGAAATTGTTTACAGCAATACTGCTCGATTCGTGAGACTTgccgccacctcctccacAACGGGTAAAGTAGTTCCCTGGGTCCAAGTCACCTGGTGACCACaagtttttttccttctcctggACCTAATCCGtatttttcaatttttttcctCACGATGGAAACGAAATTTTCAGTTCGATGCAAAGAATAACTTGGCCCCATTGCAAAGTACTACCTCGATCCAGCCTAGGTGCCGCTGCTAAGTCGATGTACGGCAGGGCTACCGAATTTTGTTTGCTCCATAGTGGACCTCGTTGTGGACGGCAttcaagttttttttctgggTCGTTGTATTGTGTTTGATTCATCTACTCGAAATTACTGCCACATACGGCTGAGCGTTTGACATTTGCTCGGTGTCATTACATAAAGGCGGATGCTTGTTTGCCCCTTTGAGGAAGCAGCCTGGAGTAAACCTGGAGTTGTTCCATTCTTTCAGCTGTTCCGTGTCGTCTTCAGGTCCCGTCGTCCTAGGTTACCCGATAGGGCCAACTGCCTACTACTcctagtaggtagtagccgctattaaaaaaaaaatttttttttatgcccGTGCTCGATCGTGGCTTTGGCGATCGCAGCCTGCAGACACGTGTGCTGCTAAAAAGGTCTCGGGAGCCTCAGCCATGCCACTAACACGGCATGATCCCCtggcagccaagcagcctcAAGCGCCCATCAGGGTCCCTGCGAAGCTATtacgtacatgtatatgAGTGCGGTTGTTACCTGCAGGCAGAGCATGAGCATCAGCCTGTTGGATCATCAAACCGCAGTCCGTGTTGCATTGTGTGGAGCTTTCTCATTTACATGCTCCTGTGAATGAGTAGCAGCAAGACTCTGCGGCCCGGGGTCCCGCTCCCGCATGCTGCTTCTTAGATTCTCTTCTCAGTAGGCTACTAGAAGTCGGCTGCCCTCCCTTGGAGTCGGCTTCCAGAAACCCGTGGTGCCGCAAATCCAGCGGCTCGGCAGTCATTCACAGGCTGTTGTCTGCCTACTTACATACAAGCCGGCTTGCATTGATGGCACATGCAGCTCGAGTAACGTGGAGAGTTCTTCATGTAATATTGGTGATACTGCCTCTCTGCAGCCCCGTGTAAAATTTCCGCAACGTCCACTGGTCATTTCATCCCTCCGAGTCATTCCCACTGGCCGTTGTCATCAGCTCTCGCTTCATGTAAGAGACTGGCCAGCCTCAGCCGCTCGCTTATCCCATTGGGCATCGCCCCTTTTCCAGCTGAGGGTCTGAGAAATGCAAAAGTACGAATGACACTGATTAGCTCTCCCCGTGGCCCATACAAAATTTCGTGCCTCGTCGTTGAAAGCACGCGCTTCACAGGACCGGAGACGACCGGTAACTACCGGCTATGGAGGCTGGTGGCCGGGCGCCCTATGAGTGTAATACTGTAGGGGCTCTCCTGTCGTAGTTCACTAATACATACTACAGTACATCGTATGCCGGGTCATCAGAGCCGCCCACGGTACGTACCTCCTCCCAGTCTTAAGCCGAAATGCGACTCCATTTTGAGCCGAAATATATCACCACGACACGGAAAGGGGAATCGTGCCAGAGCTCGTCAATTGTGCCATTTTGACGATTCTGCTGCCTGCGCAGGAGACTCTGGGTGGAGTGCAGAGGTTCATTGCACCGCGGCTTAGGCATGAGTTtgttttgcctttgccggTGTGCATCCCGTCGTGCCATTCTGTGTCAACGTTTCCACATCTATCAGGCGACGTGCTCTTGTCGTGTACGCGGCATCGGCCAATACCGATGCGCAATTCGATCACGGTAGCCGACCGCTCCTTCAATCCGGGACCCTTTATGCTGCAACATTGGCATCGTGCCGCGCCTGGAATAGATCGCCAGGGCCATGTTCCAGAAGCTCGGCATGGGTTTCATGACATCAGCTTTGCCTACTTATTCATGCAAACCGTGAGCTGTTTTCTGTAAAACTGCTTCGTATTTAGGACTAGCATCACTTGGTACTCTTTCTATAAATAAAGAGCAAGAATGAGCTCTCCTTAATAAGACTCGCGGGACCCCCGCATCTCCGGAGCGGAAGGAGTGGATGCCAGGATCGGGAGCAGCGGGTTCAAAGGGGGTGGTTCCGGCGCACCCGCTGCCGATTCTCCAAGAATACCGGATTGCCGAGTCTTCTCCAATTTCATGACGTCTCTCCTTGAATCTCCAATCTGACGGTACGATAAATGCTTTCCGTTTGTTCGATTCCAAATATAGTGTAATGTATTAGTATACAATGACTGTTATTTCCACTCGAGACTTTGAACGATGCGCTATTTATATACCCTGGAGACGAAAAGTATGAGCCTTTATTCACAATACAGCGTATATGAAACAGATGGGCTTAAATTCACATTGTCGCTGTATTTTTACTTTCAACTATAATAGTATTGATAGAATTGATGTATGGAATAGGCAGTTGGAGCATCCTCCTAAATTGGCTTGAGGTTCGATATGTTCAGCAAAGACCACCTGCGCACCTATGTAGGCGGTATGCGCCTCACGTAATTTGCCGCCAATTACAGTGATAAATCACACCCAGTTAGTAGAGAATTTTGATTCTATATCGTGCAATCGCAGTGCCATGTATAGAGCAACTCAAGTTGTGCTCCACTTGGAATTTACTTTATAGCTGTTCGGATACACGCAAAGCCTATGAAGGAGAGTTCTCATAGTGTGCATCAGCTTGGAGAGGAATATACAGAAGAATATGCAGTAAAGTAACGTGAGACCACAAAATAGTGGccatttctctttcccttggGTTGAAACCGAGGTTAGAGCAATCCAGTAATTATATAGTTGACAGATGTAGGATTTGGACTCAAAGCCTTGGACCTATAGTTGTAATTCACTCCGAGCAGAGAGAGCTACTACCACTATTTTaatttttcccttttttatcAGCAATTGTTAAAGTGGCACTCCCTACAAAAGCGATTACACATAATGAGATGACATGCACCAATGTAGACGATTCAATTTAGCCACAAAACGTTACTACAGAACTGGCCTGTGGCAGTTGAGCGCtgacgacgctgctgcttttgATCTCTCCACGTCAGCTCTTTCAAATAAACCAAATTAGAGGTCAGTGGGTATTAAAGTATTCCCCAAACGAGAGAGTTCAAGCTATTCCGTGGCAAAAAGCGCTTTGGTCGGTCAGTGTTGTCAGAGTGGTCAGAATATGGTCAGAAACATTACAAACCTGAACAGCAGCAACCGCATCGTAAAACCAAACAATGGGCGAATACTCACCCTTTAATTACTATTCATGTAATATCGCGTATTAtagatgctgcagatgagTACAAAACGCGACCCGATTAGTGCGGCTGCTGAGTTAATATTTCCCAATTCGTAAAGTGCATGGATACCAGTGGCAGTTGCGGATCATTAGATCTGCGCCTCGTAGAACATGGCCAATATTAGATTGAGTGACAATATTACTGAAAGTAATAAGAAGGTATGCTCTGTATATTTTGATTACACTGGCATGTAAATTGACGGTGCTGGGGTCAGGAATATGAGCAGGGCTTCCAAGCGAACTCAAAGAACGCGAGAGATGGGGGCCGCAATGCACGTAAAACAGGGAGTATTAGATAAGTATAGCTACTAACAGTTCGTTTGAAGGTGCTAagatataatatataaagcaCATAGTATGTTCTATTCTGTGTCATTTAAATATGTATCTAGTCAGGTCGATGACCATAGTACTTGTGCGATGAGCAATGTCTGTATTTGAGGCTGGCAGAGAGGGTAGTAATTGCCTGTAATGTTAAGTTTACAAGTTTCCCGCGGTAAAACATGTATGAATAATCAGATTTATAAGATATGGGTCGTAAAAAGTCAACTCATCATCTTCTATTATGGTAGTTACTAGCTGTGGAGTTGAGAGACTCCATACGCTGCCGTCGACCTGCTAGCGCTGTGTATTGCTTCATTGCAAACTAAAGAGCAAGCCGAATTTTGAGGGCATTTTGTCATgattagttatataaaacACTAGCTAAAATTCATGACAAGGCACACGGCATAGGTATATACATGACAGCCTGTACCACGAAGCTCATGTCCCCAAAACCATCAATACTTCTGCTCTCCCTCTTGTTCAGTGACTTGATACACAACTCAAAATGGCTGCTCCACCTTGGCCCTCTCCAACAAAGACATGGCATGACGACACATATCCAGCTATTGATCCAACCCGCCCAGAGCTCAGCTTGGCTGGCAAGACGGCAGTTATCACTGGCGGCGGTATTGGCATCGGCGGAGCTATTGCCCAATCATTCGCTAAAGCAGGCATTTCTCATCTTGCCTTGATCGGGCGACGACTCCAAGttttggaagagaaaaaagccCAAATTGCCATCATTAATCCTCAAACAGAAGTTCTGCTGCTCCAAGCAGACATTGTCAACGAAGAGCAGATCCAAAAGGCCTTTGAAACCGTGAGATCCACGTTTGGAGAGCCACAAATTCTCGTTAACAATGCTGCGTACTTTGATGGGACAGTGTCGGTGCTGAAAGACAGTGTCGATGTCTGGTATCAAGCCTTCGACATCAACGTCAAAGGCAGCCTTCACGTCGCCAGATCTTTCTTATCTGTCGCAGCACCGTCACCTAGAATACTTAATGTTTCTAGCGGACAGGCTCATCTAGACGCCAAACTGTTCCCAGGAATGTCAGCCTATCTGTCGTCCAAGATGGCGCAGCTCCGTATGTTTGAGGCCATACAAGTCGAGCGGCCGGATGTGGTAATTGTGAGCTGCCATCCAGGGCGAGTGATGAGCGAAATGTCAGCCAAGATTGGTAGGAAGAAGGGCATTGATACGCGTAAGTGAAATTACTTTGCCATATGTTCAATAGAAAATTAAACTTGACTGAGAGCGTATAATTGTGCCAGATTGCTAATTGCTGCGTTAGTTGACCTTTCGGGCGATTTCGGTGTTTGGGCCGTCAGTGACGAGGCTATATTTCTCAGGGGTAGAATGGCGTGAGTCAATTGGGACGTCACCGAGCTCAAGAATAAGAAGGATGAGATTATAAAT is a window from the Trichoderma atroviride chromosome 5, complete sequence genome containing:
- a CDS encoding uncharacterized protein (EggNog:ENOG41), producing MAAPPWPSPTKTWHDDTYPAIDPTRPELSLAGKTAVITGGGIGIGGAIAQSFAKAGISHLALIGRRLQVLEEKKAQIAIINPQTEVLLLQADIVNEEQIQKAFETVRSTFGEPQILVNNAAYFDGTVSVLKDSVDVWYQAFDINVKGSLHVARSFLSVAAPSPRILNVSSGQAHLDAKLFPGMSAYLSSKMAQLRMFEAIQVERPDVVIVSCHPGRVMSEMSAKIGRKKGIDTRK